A section of the Salmo trutta chromosome 4, fSalTru1.1, whole genome shotgun sequence genome encodes:
- the LOC115191802 gene encoding uncharacterized protein LOC115191802 encodes MYPGSVSMYPGSVSMCPGSVSMGPGSVSIDPGSVSIDPGSVSMYPGSVSMYPGSVSMYPGSVSMYPGSVSMYPGSVSIDPGSVSMYPGSVSIDPGSVSMYPGSVSMYPGSVSMYPGSVSMYPGSVSMYPGSVSMYPGSVSIDPGSVSMYPGSVSMYPGSVSIDPGSVSIDPGSVSMYPDSVSIDLCSVSIDLCSVSIDPGSVSIPHSEPHWRSTKGL; translated from the coding sequence ATGTATCCCGGCTCCGTCTCTATGTATCCCGGCTCCGTCTCTATGTGTCCCGGCTCCGTCTCTATGGGTCCCGGCTCCGTCTCTATAGATCCCGGCTCCGTCTCTATAGATCCCGGCTCCGTCTCTATGTATCCCGGCTCCGTCTCTATGTATCCCGGCTCCGTCTCTATGTATCCCGGCTCCGTCTCTATGTATCCCGGCTCCGTCTCTATGTATCCCGGCTCCGTCTCTATAGATCCCGGCTCCGTCTCTATGTATCCCGGCTCCGTCTCTATAGATCCCGGCTCCGTCTCTATGTATCCCGGCTCCGTCTCTATGTATCCCGGCTCCGTCTCTATGTATCCCGGCTCCGTCTCTATGTATCCCGGCTCCGTCTCTATGTATCCCGGCTCCGTCTCTATGTATCCCGGCTCCGTCTCTATAGATCCCGGCTCCGTCTCTATGTATCCCGGCTCCGTCTCTATGTATCCCGGCTCCGTCTCTATAGATCCCGGCTCCGTCTCTATAGATCCCGGCTCCGTCTCTATGTATCCCGACTCCGTCTCTATAGATCTCTGCTCCGTCTCTATAGATCTCTGCTCCGTCTCTATAGATCCCGGCTCCGTCTCTATCCCCCATTCAGAACCACACTGGAGATCTACAAAAGGCCTGTGA